The following are encoded together in the Brassica napus cultivar Da-Ae chromosome A9, Da-Ae, whole genome shotgun sequence genome:
- the LOC106405705 gene encoding DEAD-box ATP-dependent RNA helicase 11 — MSTSWADVADSDNAASRAKPAYVPPHLRNRQSEPAAPLPGNDRGGGYGGQPSRWAPGGGGGGGGYRADAGRTGYAYGGRGSTGGGGGWNNRGGGGGGGWDREVNPFGDDVDLEPAFTEQENTGINFDAYEDIPIETSGGDVPPPVNTFAEIDLGEALNLNIRRCKYVRPTPVQRHAIPILLAQRDLMACAQTGSGKTAAFCFPIISGILRDQNPQRPRGSRTVYPLAVILSPTRELASQIHDEAKKFSYQTGVKVVVAYGGTPINQQLRELERGVDILVATPGRLNDLLERARVSMQMIKFLALDEADRMLDMGFEPQIRKIVEEMDMPPRGMRQTMLFSATFPREIQRLAADFLANYIFLAVGRVGSSTDLIAQRVEFVHESDKKSHLMDLLHAQRDTGNHDKQSLTLVFVETKRGADSLENWLCMNDFPATTIHGDRTQQEREVALKSFKSGRTPILVATDVAARGLDIPHVAHVVNFDLPNDIDDYVHRIGRTGRAGKSGVATAFFNEKNAQLARQLAELMQEANQEVPEWLTRYASRASFGGGKKRSGGRFGGRDFRREGSYGGRGGGSGGGGNDYYGGGGGGGYGGGGYGGAPSGGYGGQVTSAWD, encoded by the exons ATGAGTACATCATGGGCAGACGTGGCTGATTCAGACAACGCCGCTTCCAGGGCGAAGCCTGCTTACGTTCCCCCTCATTTAAGGAACAGACAATCCGAGCCTGCTGCTCCTTTGCCAGGAAATGACCGTGGTGGAGGATACGGTGGTCAACCCTCTCGCTGGGCTCCTGGCGGTGGTGGCGGTGGAGGTGGTTACAGGGCTGATGCAGGGCGTACCGGTTACGCTTACGGTGGACGAGGAAGtactggtggtggtggtggttggaACAACagaggtggaggaggaggaggaggatgggACCGTGAAGTGAATCCCTTTGGAGATGATGTTGATCTAGAGCCTGCCTTTACAGAGCAGGAGAACACCGGCATTAACTTTGACGCCTATGAGGATATCCCCATTGAGACCAGCGGCGGTGACGTGCCTCCTCCTGTCAACACGTTTGCGGAGATTGATCTTGGGGAGGCGTTGAATCTCAACATCAGGAGGTGCAAGTACGTGAGGCCGACGCCAGTGCAGCGTCACGCGATTCCCATACTGCTTGCTCAGAGGGATTTGATGGCGTGTGCTCAGACGGGGTCTGGGAAGACCGCTGCTTTTTGCTTTCCGATCATTAGCGGGATCCTGAGAGATCAGAATCCGCAGAGGCCTCGTGGGTCAAGGACGGTTTATCCTCTTGCTGTTATCCTCTCGCCAACAAGGGAGCTGGCAAGCCAG ATACATGATGAAGCCAAAAAGTTCTCATACCAAACTGGTGTGAAGGTTGTTGTTGCTTATGGAGGAACACCTATTAACCAGCAG CTAAGGGAACTGGAGAGAGGAGTTGACATCCTTGTGGCAACTCCTGGCCGGTTGAATGATTTGCTAGAGAGAGCTAGAGTCTCGATGCAGATGATTAAGTTTTTAGCTCTCGATGAGGCGGACAGGATGCTGGACATGGGTTTTGAACCACAAATTAGAAAGATTGTTGAAGAGATGGACATGCCTCCACGTGGGATGAGACAAACAATGCTGTTTAGTGCTACGTTTCCTAGGGAGATTCAG AGACTCGCTGCTGATTTTCTGgcaaactatatatttttggcTGTGGGAAGGGTGGGTTCAAGCACTGACTTGATTGCCCAAAGGGTTGAATTCGTCCACGAGTCTGACAAGAAGAGTCATCTCATGGATCTGCTACACGCCCAGAGAGACACTGGCAACCATGACAAG CAATCATTGACATTGGTTTTTGTGGAGACGAAGAGAGGAGCCGACTCATTGGAGAACTGGTTGTGCATGAATGATTTTCCAGCAACCACCATTCACGGTGACAGAACACAACAG GAAAGAGAAGTGGCACTGAAGTCATTCAAAAGTGGGAGGACACCCATTTTGGTCGCAACAGACGTGGCAGCACGTGGACTTGACATTCCACACGTGGCTCATGTGGTTAACTTCGATCTACCAAATGACATTGATGACTATGTTCACCGCATCGGGAGAACAGGACGTGCAGGCAAATCCGGCGTAGCTACAGCTTTCTTTAATGAGAAGAATGCGCAGCTGGCTAGGCAGCTCGCTGAGCTGATGCAAGAAGCTAACCAAGAGGTGCCTGAGTGGCTCACGCGATACGCTTCACGTGCTTCATTTGGCGGGGGTAAGAAACGGTCTGGTGGAAGGTTTGGTGGCCGTGACTTCAGAAGGGAAGGCTCTTACGGCGGTAGGGGAGGAGGCAGTGGTGGCGGTGGAAATGACTACtatggtggaggaggaggaggaggctatGGTGGCGGTGGATATGGTGGTGCACCAAGTGGTGGCTATGGTGGACAAGTGACCAGTGCGTGGGATTAG
- the LOC106404513 gene encoding EEF1A lysine methyltransferase 1, with protein MEGEDELQTPNGAVSAQLDRDLEDDDPLVLSSQALAALQEFLADQNKTDTITPPPSTVDGGDKVELVTEDWRLSQFWYEPETAETVAEEVVTLSSRFSNCRVACIACPTLYVYLKKKDPSLHVQLLEYDMRFERYGSEFTFYDYNEPEELPLELKHCFHIIVADPPYLSKECLERVTQTVSFLASPVDSLLLLLTGDVQRDRAAEMLGVRPCVFKPHHSSKLGNEFRLFVSYDPGTRLGGLEEADI; from the exons atggaaggagaagatgagCTCCAGACACCAAACGGCGCCGTTTCCGCTCAACTAGACAGAGATCTAGAAGACGACGATCCGTTAGTGTTGAGCTCTCAAGCACTGGCGGCGCTCCAGGAGTTTCTAGCCGACCAGAACAAAACCGACACAATCACGCCGCCGCCGTCCACCGTCGACGGAGGAGATAAAGTGGAGCTAGTTACGGAGGACTGGAGACTAAGCCAGTTCTGGTACGAACCTGAAACGGCAGAGACTGTAGCTGAGGAAGTGGTTACTCTCTCAAGTAGATTCTCAAACTGCAGAGTCGCTTGCATCGCGTGCCCTACTCTTTACGTGTATCTCAAG AAGAAGGATCCGAGTCTACATGTGCAGTTGTTGGAGTACGATATGAGGTTTGAGAGATATGGAAGTGAGTTCACGTTTTATGATTACAACGAACCTGAAGAGTTGCCGTTGGAGCTTAAACATTGCTTTCATATAATCGTTGCAGATCCTCCTTACTTG AGTAAGGAATGTCTGGAAAGAGTTACTCAAACGGTTTCGTTTCTGGCGAGTCCAGTGGATTCTCTGTTGCTTCTTCTCACAG GAGATGTGCAGAGAGATAGGGCGGCTGAGATGTTGGGTGTTCGGCCTTGCGTGTTTAAGCCTCATCACTCTAGCAAACTAGGAAACGAGTTTAGGCTGTTTGTAAGTTATGATCCAGGTACCAGACTAGGGGGCTTGGAAGAAGCAGACATCTAG
- the LOC106403215 gene encoding protein WHAT'S THIS FACTOR 9, mitochondrial-like — MFAKSKSFLFSMSKLFHQHQQWREMGAMAKVRLKWVKNKNLDHIIDTETDLKAACILKDAIKRSPTGFLTAKSVADWQKLLGLTVPVLRFLRRYPTLFHEFPHARYASLPCFKLTETALMLDSQEEIIHQSHESDTVERLCRLLMMMRTRTVSLRSLHSLKFDLGLPDNYEKTLVMRYPDHFCFVKASNGNPCLKLVTWRDEFAFSALQKRNERDAVTSEDGLYREFKRGQSALTFPMSFPRGYGAQKKVKAWMDEFQKLPYISPYDDASNIDPESDLMEKRAVGVLHELLSLTIHKKTKRNYLRSMRGELNIPHKFTRLFTRYPGIFYLSLKCKTTTVILKEGYRRGKLVDPHPLTRLRDKFYHVMRTGFLYRARGLGMVSKEELLLDKVDDDGPEEEGSEEEEIVEGSELEEDSEDE; from the exons ATGTTCGCCAAATCCAAAAGCTTCCTCTTTTCAATGAGCAAGCTGTTTCATCAGCATCAACAATGGCGAGAAATGGGAGCAATGGCGAAAGTGAGATTGAAATGGGTGAAGAACAAGAACCTCGATCACATCATTGACACCGAAACCGATCTCAAAGCAGCTTGCATTCTCAAAGACGCCATTAAACGATCTCCCACCGGTTTCCTCACCGCGAAATCCGTCGCTGATTGGCAGAAACTCCTCGGTCTCACCGTCCCTGTTCTTCGCTTCTTGCGCAG GTATCCGACTCTGTTTCACGAGTTTCCGCACGCTCGTTACGCAAGCTTGCCCTGTTTCAAGCTAACGGAGACAGCGTTAATGCTCGACTCACAAGAAGAGATCATTCATCAAAGCCACGAGAGTGATACAGTGGAGAGGTTATGTAGActtttgatgatgatgagaacGAGAACCGTCTCTCTCAGATCACTCCACTCTCTCAAGTTCGATCTCGGCTTACCAGACAACTACGAGAAGACGCTGGTCATGAGGTACCCTGACCACTTCTGCTTCGTCAAGGCCTCTAACGGAAACCCTTGTCTAAAGCTCGTGACTTGGCGCGACGAGTTCGCCTTCTCGGCTCTGCAGAAGCGAAACGAGAGGGATGCTGTTACAAGTGAGGATGGTCTTTACCGTGAGTTCAAGAGAGGACAGTCAGCATTGACTTTCCCTATGAGCTTTCCTAGAGGGTATGGAGCTCAGAAGAAGGTCAAGGCGTGGATGGATGAGTTTCAGAAACTTCCTTACATATCTCCTTACGACGACGCGAGTAACATCGACCCTGAGAGCGATCTCATGGAGAAACGAGCTGTGGGAGTGTTGCACGAGCTCTTGAGCTTGACCATCCACAAGAAAACCAAGAGGAACTACTTGAGAAGCATGAGAGGTGAGCTGAACATTCCTCATAAGTTCACTCGGCTCTTCACGCGGTACCCTGGGATCTTCTACCTTTCGTTGAAGTGTAAGACGACAACTGTGATTCTCAAAGAAGGGTATCGTCGTGGAAAGCTAGTGGATCCGCATCCTCTCACTCGTCTTAGAGATAAGTTCTATCATGTGATGAGAACAGGGTTTCTTTACCGGGCTAGAGGGTTAGGCATGGTCTCTAAGGAGGAACTTTTGCTTGATAAGGTAGACGATGATGGCCCTGAGGAAGAAggttctgaagaagaagagattgtGGAAGGAAGTGAACTTGAAGAGGATTCAGAAGATGAATAG
- the LOC106405510 gene encoding F-box/FBD/LRR-repeat protein At4g26340-like — protein MDMISQLSDDLLIRILSRVPTKHVMATCCLSKRWLRLWSLVPKLDYAECSYRHSNENYATFTQFVYRSLMSNKAPVLETLDLNLGSKCQAIDVGNWIETAVVCHRVQEIIAIIRPSNERGTMISLPSSMYTCETLETLELYDCFRLDVPFSVRLPSLKTLKLVDVDYADNKVSSLTRLLSGCPNLDFLLVHHDNLDVALMVPPSLGKLIMYNNGRNQKGSGFVIDAPSLVWLYVRDDVLYDFHQIEHMPNLEVAHVEMTFAVRNHKFLKAFTCARSLTLCLSFLEVLSPCGMIFHNLVDLTLNTCAQGWWDLVTRMLQDSPKLRSLKLTDEHQLEFTSIETPESWKRPSSVPECFLHSFEIFEWKGNQLLLLHRFDTNISSLKATTMETGNLNTLEGTRLASTYTSAEGILESCLYHPILIDGGQRNSNPGPYWGQSSLKTTGPSTLG, from the exons ATGGACATGATCAGTCAATTGTCAGATGACTTGCTCATCCGAATACTGTCACGTGTCCCGACGAAACATGTCATGGCCACATGTTGTTTGTCGAAAAGATGGCTGCGTCTTTGGAGTTTAGTTCCAAAGCTTGATTATGCCGAGTGCAGCTACAGACACAGTAATGAAAACTATGCGACCTTCACGCAGTTTGTTTACAGGTCATTGATGTCAAATAAGGCACCGGTTCTAGAGACCTTGGATCTCAATCTAGGTTCCAAGTGTCAAGCAATAGATGTTGGTAATTGGATTGAAACCGCAGTTGTTTGTCACCGTGTGCAAGAGATTATAGCTATCATCCGTCCTTCTAATGAGAGAGGGACCATGATCAGCTTGCCGAGTAGCATGTATACATGTGAAACACTAGAAACCTTGGAACTCTATGATTGCTTTCGTTTGGATGTTCCTTTTTCTGTTCGACTCCCGTCTCTGAAAACTTTGAAACTTGTAGATGTGGATTACGCAGACAACAAGGTGTCGTCTCTTACAAGGCTTTTATCCGGTTGTCCTAATCTTGACTTTCTCCTTGTGCACCATGATAACCTGGACGTGGCTCTCATGGTGCCTCCTTCTCTAGGGAAATTGATCATGTATAATAACGGAAGAAACCAAAAGGGTAGCGGGTTTGTTATAGATGCTCCGTCTCTCGTGTGGCTTTACGTTCGAGATGATGTCCTTTACGACTTCCATCAAATTGAGCATATGCCTAACTTAGAAGTTGCACATGTTGAAATGACTTTTGCAGTACGTAACCACAAGTTTCTGAAAGCTTTTACTTGTGCCCGCTCGCTTACCCTATGTTTATCCTTTTTAGAG GTTCTGTCTCCTTGTGGCATGATCTTCCACAATCTCGTTGATCTGACACTGAATACATGTGCTCAAGGTTGGTGGGATCTTGTCACTCGTATGCTCCAAGATTCTCCCAAGCTAAGATCGCTCAAACTCACTGAT GAACATCAGCTTGAATTTACTAGTATAGAAACCCCGGAGAGCTGGAAGCGACCGAGTTCTGTTCCCGAGTGTTTCCTGCACAGTTTTGAAATTTTCGAGTGGAAAG GCAACCAG CTTCTGCTTTTACACCGTTTTGATACAAACATAAGTTCTTTAAAAGCCACAACAATGGAGACTG gtaaTCTGAACACCCTGGAGGGAACCCGACTAGCGTCTACGTACACCTCCGCAGAAGGCATCCTGGAGAGCTGCCTTTATCACCCTATTTTAATCGACGGTGGCCAGCGGAATTCGAACCCGGGTCCGTATTGGGGCCAAAGCTCCCTCAAGACCACCGGACCGTCCACACTTGGTTGA
- the LOC106402397 gene encoding rhomboid-like protein 15 produces MRPNIVTEAGVQTRVSQWWNAIPFLTSSVVVVCGIIYLICLLTGYDSFYEVCFLPSAILSRFQVYRFYTAILFHGSMLHVMFNMMALVPMGSDLERIMGSVRLFYLTILLATTNAVLHLLIASLAGYNPFYQYDHLMNECAIGFSGILFSMIVIETSLSGVTSRSVFGLFNVPAKLYPWLLLIAFQLLMTNVSLLGHLCGILSGFAYSYGLFNFLMPGSSFFSTIESASWMASCVRRPKFIMCTGGNPSSYMPTYSVQNTTSSGFSTGNAWRSLSSWLPQREASNQSSEDSRFPGRGRTLSGTARDPTPPAGETNPNLHARLLEDSTPDRLSDATVIGIAEPIPAARQVPIANAAVLPPSQGRVAASEEQIQKLVAMGFERTQVEVALAAADDDLNVAVEILMSQQG; encoded by the exons ATGAGGCCGAACATTGTTACCGAG GCTGGGGTTCAAACAAGAGTTTCACAATGGTGGAATGCTATACCTTTCCTCACCTCTTCAGTGGTTGTAGTCTGTGGAATCATTTACCTCATATGCCTCTTAACTGGATACGACTCTTTCTACGAAGTCTGCTTCTTACCCTCTGCAATTCTATCGCGTTTCCAAG TTTATAGGTTTTACACGGCCATTTTATTCCATGGATCGATGCTTCATGTTATGTTCAACATGATGGCGTTGGTTCCTATGGGATCCGATCTTGAGAGAATCATGGGATCTGTCCGCTTGTTTTACCTCACGATTTTGCTGGCGACGACCAATGCTGTATTGCATCTTCTTATAGCGTCACTGGCGGGATATAATCCTTTCTATCAGTATGACCATCTCATGAATGAGTGCGCGATTGGATTCTCTGGGATCTTGTTTTCTATGATTGTCATAGAGACGAGTCTTAGTGGAGTCACCTCTAGGAG TGTGTTTGGTCTCTTCAACGTGCCCGCTAAACT ATATCCATGGCTCTTGTTGATTGCATTCCAACTTCTCATGACAAATGTTTCACTGCTTGGTCACCTATGTGGCATCCTCTCTGGATTTGCAT ATTCTTATGGCCTTTTCAATTTCTTGATGCCCGGCTCTTCATTTTTCTCCACCATTGAGTCAGCGTCCTGGATG GCAAGCTGTGTAAGGCGACCCAAATTCATTATGTGCACTGGTGGAAATCCTTCCAGCTACATGCCCACTTATTCTGTACAAAACACTACATCCAG TGGTTTCTCCACAGGAAATGCTTGGAGATCCCTGTCTTCATGGCTGCCACAGAGGGAAGCATCTAATCAG TCGTCTGAGGATAGTAGATTTCCGGGAAGAGGTAGAACTCTTAGCGGTACTGCCCGTGATCCCACCCCTCCAGCTGGAGAAACAAACCCAAACCTCCATGCTAGACTCTTGGAAGATAGCACTCCTGACCGCCTTTCTGATGCAACCGTGATTGGCATAGCAGAGCCAATCCCCGCCGCAAG ACAGGTGCCAATAGCAAATGCAGCAGTCCTGCCTCCATCCCAG GGTCGTGTTGCTGCTTCTGAAGAACAAATCCAGAAACTCGTTGCCATGGGCTTTGAAAGG ACACAAGTGGAGGTTGCACTCGCTGCTGCCGATGACGATCTAAACGTAGCTGTGGAGATCTTAATGAGCCAACAG GGCTAA
- the LOC106404848 gene encoding eukaryotic translation initiation factor 3 subunit C, whose translation MLNSKLFAKPGSESDNGSSTEEELDEVQDTNTAGGASRYLPGGSDTDDGDLPKRVVQPGKDKRFEEMVHTAEQMKHAMNVNNWVSLLENFDKINKQLEKVMRIKEAVKAPVLYIKTLVMLEDFLNETTLEAKNEMSHSNSKALNSMRQRLKKNNKMYEEEINKYRESSETEEAKVSEEELCNKDPKEITWEWINQKLKEVVSARGRKGTARSELIDQLTHLMRLAKTPAQKLEILFGLVSAQFDVNPGLSGHMPIDVWKKCVNNMFTILDVLVKYDNIVVDDAVEPDENETSRPEDYDGKIRVWGNLVAFVERIDTEFFKSLQSVDPHAREYVERLRDEPMLLALAQNIQVYFERCGDFKSAAKVALRRVESVYYKPQEVYDAMRKLAEQEDDSTGPVVPRKPTFAESSRAMMDGLVSLIYKYGDERTKARAILCDIYHHSLMDKFGTARDLLLMSHLQANVQHMDMSTQILFNRSMAQLGLCAFRVGMFTEAQSCLSELCSGQRARELLAQGVSQSRKEKTPEQERLERRRQMPYHMHINLELLEAVHLICAMLLEVPNMSANSHDARRKVISKNLRRLIEISERQAFTAPPENVRDHVMAATRALAKGDFEKAFEVLSSLDIWKLLRNRETVLDMVKARVKEEALKTYLLTYSASYESLRLDHLAKMFGLSENQVHSIVSKMMISEELHAYWDQPTHCILFHDVQHNRLQTLAFKLIEKLAVLAESNERAMEARTGGYGGRGGGTENRGMQMDGTSPMVSLNRVVRA comes from the exons ATGTTGAATTCGAAGTTATTTGCTAAG CCTGGAAGTGAAAGTGACAATGGAAGTAGCACCGAGGAAGAGTTAGATGAGGTTCAAGATACCAATACTGCTGGTGGTGCATCTCGTTATCTTCCAGGTGGCAGTGACACTGATGACGGTGATCTCCCTAAACGTGTTGTTCAGCCAGGCAAAGACAAGCGTTTTGAGGAGATGGTCCATACCGCTGAGCAGATGAAGCATGCGATGAACGTCAATAATTGGGTTAGTCTACTAGAGAACTTTGACAAGATCAACAAGCAGCTGGAGAAAGTTATGAGGATTAAAGAGGCTGTGAAGGCTCCAGTCTTGTACATCAAAACCCTTGTCATGTTGGAAGACTTCTTAAATGAAACTACTCTGGAAGCAAAGAATGAGATGAGCCACAGTAACTCCAAGGCTTTGAACTCAATGAGACAGAGGTTGAAGAAGAATAATAAGATGTATGAAGAAGAGATCAATAAATATAGAGAGTCTTCGGAAACCGAGGAAGCGAAGGTATCAGAGGAAGAGTTGTGTAATAAGGATCCAAAAGAGATCACATGGGAATGGATCAACCAAAAACTCAAAGAAGTTGTGTCTGCACGTGGAAGGAAAGGAACTGCTAGATCTGAACTGATTGATCAGCTCACACACCTGATGAGACTGGCCAAAACTCCAGCGCAGAAACTCGAGATCTTGTTCGGTCTTGTCTCCGCACAGTTCGATGTGAATCCTGGTCTTAGCGGACACATGCCTATCGACGTCTGGAAGAAGTGTGTGAACAACATGTTTACGATACTTGACGTTCTTGTCAAGTACGATAACATCGTTGTCGACGACGCGGTTGAGCCTGACGAGAACGAAACTTCGAGACCAGAAGACTATGATGGGAAGATTCGTGTCTGGGGGAACCTTGTTGCATTCGTGGAGAGGATAGATACTGAGTTTTTCAAGAGTTTGCAGAGCGTTGATCCTCATGCGCGTGAGTATGTGGAGAGATTGAGAGATGAGCCGATGTTGTTAGCTCTTGCTCAAAACATACAAGTCTACTTTGAGCGGTGTGGTGACTTTAAATCTGCGGCAAAGGTGGCTTTAAGACGAGTTGAGTCAGTTTACTACAAGCCTCAGGAAGTTTATGACGCTATGAGGAAACTGGCTGAGCAAGAAGATGATAGTACTGGACCTGTTGTTCCTCGTAAGCCTACTTTTGCAGAGAGTAGTCGAGCTATGATGGATGGTCTCGTCTCACTTATTTACAAGTATGGAGATGAAAGGACCAAAGCACGTGCGATTTTATGTGATATCTACCACCATTCTTTAATGGACAAGTTCGGGACTGCTAGAGACTTGTTGCTGATGAGTCATCTTCAGGCCAATGTTCAGCATATGGACATGTCAACGCAGATCCTCTTTAACAGATCGATGGCTCAGCTTGGTCTTTGCGCGTTTCGAGTTGGAATGTTTACCGAGGCTCAAAGCTGCCTCTCTGAGCTGTGTTCTGGTCAAAGGGCGAGGGAATTGCTTGCTCAAGGTGTCTCCCAAAGTAGAAAGGAGAAGACTCCTGAACAG GAAAGATTGGAGAGGAGACGACAGATGCCATATCACATGCACATAAACCTTGAGCTTCTTGAAGCTGTTCATCTCATATGCGCCATGCTATTGGAAGTCCCTAACATGTCAGCCAACTCTCATGATGCCAGACGCAAGGTGATTAGCAAGAATCTCCGTCGCCTGATTGAGATCAGCGAGAGGCAAGCATTCACTGCTCCTCCTGAGAACGTCCGTGACCATGTCATGGCAGCAACACGAGCTCTCGCCAAAGGAGACTTCGAAAAGGCTTTTGAGGTTTTAAGCTCTCTTGATATATGGAAACTGCTCAGGAATCGCGAAACCGTTCTTGATATGGTGAAGGCTAGGGTCAAAGAGGAGGCGTTGAAGACTTATCTCTTAACATACTCAGCCTCTTACGAGTCCCTACGTCTAGATCATCTTGCTAAGATGTTTGGTCTCTCTGAGAACCAAGTCCACAGCATCGTGAGCAAGATGATGATCAGTGAAGAACTCCATGCATACTGGGACCAACCTACACATTGCATCCTCTTCCACGATGTCCAGCACAACAGGTTGCAAACGTTGGCTTTCAAGTTAATAGAAAAACTTGCTGTTCTTGCGGAGAGTAATGAAAGAGCAATGGAGGCTAGGACCGGTGGATATGGAGGAAGAGGTGGTGGAACAGAGAACAGGGGAATGCAGATGGACGGCACGAGCCCTATGGTCAGTCTCAACCGAGTTGTTCGCGCGTAG
- the LOC106405706 gene encoding serine/threonine-protein phosphatase PP2A catalytic subunit: MGANSIPTDATLDLDEQISQLMQCKPLSEQQVRALCEKAKEILMDESNVQPVKSPVTICGDIHGQFHDLAELFRIGGMCPDTNYLFMGDYVDRGYYSVETVTLLVGLKVRYPQRITILRGNHESRQITQVYGFYDECLRKYGNANVWKIFTDLFDYFPLTALVESEIFCLHGGLSPSIETLDNIRNFDRVQEVPHEGPMCDLLWSDPDDRCGWGISPRGAGYTFGQDISEQFNHSNSLKLIARAHQLVMDGFNWAHEQKVVTIFSAPNYCYRCGNMASILEVDDCRNHTFIQFEPAPRRGEPDVTRRTPDYFL, translated from the exons ATGGGCGCGAATTCGATTCCGACGGACGCAACTCTCGATCTCGATGAGCAGATCTCTCAGCTCATGCAGTGCAAGCCTCTCTCCGAGCAACAG gtTAGAGCATTATGCGAGAAAGCTAAGGAGATCTTGATGGATGAAAGCAATGTTCAG CCTGTCAAAAGCCCTGTGACAATCTGTGGTGATATTCATGGACAGTTCCATGATCTTGCAGAGCTTTTCCGTATTGGAGGAATG TGCCCTGATACCAACTATCTATTTATGGGTGATTATGTCGATCGTGGATATTATTCCGTCGAAACTGTTACG CTGTTAGTTGGCTTGAAAGTACGGTATCCTCAGCGAATCACTATTCTTAGAGGAAACCATGAAAGTCGTCAG ATTACTCAGGTGTATGGATTTTATGATGAATGCCTGCGCAA GTATGGTAATGCGAATGTTTGGAAGATATTTACTGATCTCTTCGACTATTTTCCACTGACAGCCTTG GTGGAATCGGAAATATTCTGCCTTCACGGTGGATTGTCACCGTCTATCGAGACCCTTGACAACATTAGGAACTTTGACCGAGTTCAAGAAGTTCCACATGAAGGACCGATGTGCGACTTACTATGGTCTGATCCTGATGACAGATGTGGGTGGGGAATCTCTCCTCGTGGTGCCGGATATACATTTGGTCAG GACATTTCCGAACAATTCAACCACAGCAACAGCTTAAAACTTATCGCTCGAGCGCATCAACTGGTTATGGATGGATTCAACTGGGCACAT GAGCAAAAGGTGGTTACTATTTTCAGTGCACCAAACTATTGTTATCGTTGTGGAAACATGGCCTCTATTCTTGAGGTCGATGACTGCAGAAACCACACCTTCATTCAG TTTGAACCAGCCCCAAGGAGAGGAGAACCAGATGTGACCCGAAGGACACCTGACTACTTCCTATAA